The Sylvia atricapilla isolate bSylAtr1 chromosome 5, bSylAtr1.pri, whole genome shotgun sequence genome includes a window with the following:
- the TCF20 gene encoding transcription factor 20 isoform X2 — MQSFREQSSYHGNQQSYPQEVHTSSRLEEFSPRQQAQMFQSFGGGAGSGRRGATGASTAMPGESSGHQSYQGFRKEAGEFYYMAANKDPVVSGGQQPPQRRPSGPVQSYGPPQGSSFGSQYGSEGHVGQFQAQHSTLGGVSHYQQDYTGPFSPGSAQYQQQASSQQQQVQQLRQQIYQSHQPLPQASSQSASSTSHLQPMQRPSTLPSSASGYQLRVGQFSQHYQPPSSSSSSSFPSPQRFGQSGQNYDGSYNVNSGSQYEGHAVGSNAQAYGTQSNYSFQTQPMKSFEQSKLPQSGQQGQQQQHPPQHVMQYSNAATKHSLQSQVGQYSQTEVPVRSPMQFHQNFSPISNPSPAASVVQSPSCSSTPSPLMPGGENLQCGQGNMSMGSRNRILQMMPQLSPTPSMMPSPNAHVGGFKGFGLEGLQEKRLTDPGLSSLSALSSQVANLPNTVQHMLLSDALAPQKKSSKRSSSSKKADSCTNSEGSSQAEEQLKSPMAESLDGGCSSSSEDHGERVRQLSGQSTSSDTTYKGGNLERPNSSPAQSSQNEPSKLSSSPAAREDVASPDGKEAVVAVENAPKVNEKAVGVIVSREAMAGRVEKSGGQDKPAQDDVSTAPQAPASTSGAKEAGHAGTQQESQGGGKGSKSGDNTNHNGDGNSQPGHAVVGTNYPARTESSKSPGSLRYSYKDNIAPGIQRNIGGFPQYPSGQEKGDFPGHSERKGRNEKFPSLLQEVLQGYHHHPDRRYSRNAQEHSGMAGSLEGAMRPNVLISQTNELTNRGLLNKSMGSLLEGPHWGPWDRKSGSAAPDMKQINLADYPIARKFDVESQSAAHEAGALSERRSVICDISPLRQLVRDPGPHPVGHMGPEARSGRSERLAPGLSQSVILPGGLVSMETKMKAHSGQIKEEDFEQSKSSASLNNKKTGDHCHPAGIKHESFRGNASPGAAVSDAAPDYMPQQDSRLTQMRRGPGRTGRGKSPSQYQDLADKLKMSPGRSRGPGVDLHHMNPHMTLSERVSRGSLHSVYPQNSEGPSLASAYHTNARPHAFGDPSQSLNSQYHYKRQIYQQQQEEYKDWASSAAQGVIAAAQHRQEGARKSPRQQQFLERVRSPLKNDKDGMMYLHGSSYHDTGSQEAGRCVVGSDSTQSKCTELKHGNQKLQHHEAGWDLSRQTSPAKSSGPLGAANQKRFCPQESDGHRREESTDLPKPSNAMLRLPGQEDQSPQNPLIMRRRVRSFISPIPTKRQPHDMKNSGSEDKGRLMTSAKDGADKTYNSYAHSSQSQDAGKSVAKGDSFKDLPSPDNRNCPAVSLTSPAKTKILPPRKGRGLKLEAIVQKITSPNIRRSVSTNSAETGPDTVTLDDILSLKSGPEGGNVAGHGPEAEKRKGEMSDQVGPANQDTAGEKTARSSEEWQSSGDDKNKKEVPETASIGKEGAGSSAAPPPSQKSGGQGRSDGSVSGAGTLTFSDSKTISPSSVFISEPNPKPEEKDGDVTNISPKPDGFPPKGYFPSGKKKGRPIGSVNKQKKQQQQQQQQQQLPVPLPPPPAPSQPAEGAAAGEPKPKRQRRERRKPPAQPRKRKPRRAAPIVEPQEPEIKLKYATQAVDKTDSKNKSFFPYIHVVNKCELGAVCTIINAEEEEQNKLVRGRKGQRSSTPPPSNAESKVLPTSTFMLQGPVVTESSVLGHLVCCLCGKWASYRNMGDLFGPFYPQDYAATLPKNPPPKRATEMQSKVKVRHKSASNGSKTDTEEEEEQQQQKEQRSLAAHPRFKRRHRSEDCSGASRSLSRGASCKKATTDGGSAGEKTPLDSKPSMPTSEGGAELELQIPELPLDSNEFWVHEGCILWANGIYLVCGRLYGLQEAVEIAREMESWNAVSLAKNAVIPLQVTSRLLPSAGEWLQDGGDWVKICSRTKRTISRNYAAVTHFLVRSSVVLFWC, encoded by the coding sequence ATGCAGTCCTTTCGGGAGCAAAGTAGTTATCACGGAAACCAGCAGAGCTACCCGCAGGAAGTGCACACCTCATCCCGACTGGAAGAGTTCAGCCCCCGCCAGCAGGCCCAGATGTTCCAGAGCTTTggaggaggtgctggcagtggaCGTCGTGGAGCAACAGGAGCCTCTACAGCAATGCCTGGTGAGAGCTCTGGCCATCAGAGCTACCAAGGTTTCAGAAAAGAAGCAGGAGAGTTTTACTATATGGCTGCCAACAAAGATCCAGTGGTGTCAGGAGGGCAGCAGCCACCTCAGCGCAGGCCTTCTGGACCAGTACAGAGCTATGGGCCCCCTCAAGGGAGTAGCTTTGGGAGTCAGTATGGGAGTGAGGGACATGTGGGCCAGTTCCAAGCACAGCACTCGACCCTTGGGGGTGTATCCCACTATCAACAGGATTATACTGGTCCTTTTTCTCCAGGGAGTGCCCAGTATCAGCAGCAGGCTTCtagccagcagcagcaggtgcagcAGCTGAGACAGCAGATCTATCAATCTCATCAGCCTTTACCCCAGGCTTCCAGCCAGTCTGCTTCTAGCACCTCACACTTGCAGCCAATGCAGCGTCCATCCaccctgccttcctctgcttcaGGCTACCAGTTGCGAGTGGGTCAGTTCAGCCAACACTATCAGCCACCTTcgtcatcctcctcctcctctttcccttctccacagCGTTTTGGCCAGTCAGGACAGAACTATGATGGAAGCTACAATGTGAATTCTGGGTCGCAGTATGAAGGTCACGCTGTGGGTTCCAACGCACAGGCCTATGGGACCCAGTCAAACTACAGCTTTCAGACTCAACCAATGAAAAGCTTTGAGCAGTCTAAGCTGCCCCAAagtgggcagcaggggcagcagcaacagcaccCACCTCAGCATGTAATGCAGTATTCAAATGCTGCCACCAAACACTCTCTTCAAAGTCAAGTGGGACAGTACAGCCAGACTGAAGTTCCTGTAAGGTCACCGATGCAGTTCCACCAAAACTTCAGTCCAATCTCTAATCCATCTCCTGCTGCGTCTGTGGTTCAGTCTCCAAGCTGCAGCTCCACCCCTTCTCCACTCATGCCAGGTGGAGAAAATCTCCAGTGTGGGCAGGGCAACATGTCCATGGGCTCTAGAAACCGAATCCTGCAGATGATGCCTCAGCTTAGTCCTACACCATCAATGATGCCAAGCCCCAATGCTCATGTGGGTGGATTCAAGGGGTTTGGACTGGAaggactgcaggaaaaaaggCTCACAGATCCAGGACTGAGCAGCCTGAGTGCTCTAAGTTCTCAAGTTGCCAATCTGCCCAACACAGTCCAGCACATGTTGCTCTCGGATGCCTTGGcacctcagaaaaaaagttcCAAAAGATCATCCTCTTCCAAGAAGGCTGACAGCTGCACCAACTCAGAAGGCTCCTcccaggcagaggagcagcttaAGTCTCCCATGGCAGAGTCCCTGGATGGTGGCTGTTCCAGTAGTTCAGAGGATCATGGGGAAAGGGTGAGACAGCTGAGTGGCCAAAGCACCAGCTCAGACACCACTTACAAAGGGGGTAATTTAGAGAGACCCAACTCCTCACCAGCACAAAGCTCTCAGAATGAGCCATCAAAACTCAGCAGCAGTCCTGCAGCTAGGGAAGATGTGGCCTCACCTGATGGGAAGGAAGCTGTGGTGGCTGTGGAAAATGCCCCAAAAGTGAATGAAAAGGCAGTTGGGGTGATTGTCTCCCGGGAGGCCATGGCGGGAAGAGTAGAAAAGTCAGGTGGACAAGATAAACCTGCACAAGATGATGTTTCCACAGCCCCTCAGGCACCAGCTAGCACTAGTGGAGCAAAAGAAGCTGGGcatgcagggacacagcaggaaaGTCAAGGGGGAGGTAAGGGGAGCAAAAGTGGTGATAACACTAACCATAATGGGGACGGGAACAGCCAGCCTGGTCACGCAGTTGTTGGGACAAATTATCCTGCTAGAACAGAATCTTCCAAGTCTCCTGGCAGTTTAAGATACAGCTACAAGGATAATATAGCACCTGGTATACAGAGAAATATTGGTGGTTTTCCACAGTATCCATCTGGTCAAGAAAAGGGGGATTTTCCAGGGCATAGTGAGCGCAAAGGCCGTAATGAGAAGTTTCCTAGCCTCCTACAAGAGGTTTTACAGGGGTACCACCACCATCCAGACAGAAGGTATTCCAGGAATGCGCAGGAGCATTCTGGGATGGCTGGGAGTTTGGAGGGAGCCATGAGGCCCAATGTTTTAATTAGTCAAACCAATGAATTGACCAATAGAGGCCTCTTAAACAAAAGCATGGGGTCCCTCCTGGAAGGCCCTCACTGGGGTCCCTGGGATAGGAAGTCTGGTAGTGCAGCTCCGGACATGAAGCAGATAAATTTAGCTGATTACCCTATTGCTAGAAAGTTTGATGTGGAGTCTCAGTCTGCTGCCCATGAGGCAGGAGCACTCTCAGAGAGGAGATCAGTGATCTGTGACATATCTCCATTAAGGCAACTTGTAAGAGATCCTGGCCCTCACCCCGTGGGACACATGGGTCCTGAGGCCAGAAGCGGAAGGAGTGAACGTCTTGCCCCTGGCTTGAGCCAATCAGTAATACTCCCTGGTGGTTTAGTATCCATGGAAACAAAGATGAAAGCTCACAGTGGGCAAATAAAAGAAGAAGATTTTGAACAGTCAAAGAGCTCAGCTAGTctcaataataaaaaaacaggAGACCATTGTCATCCTGCTGGCATCAAGCATGAATCTTTTCGAGGCAatgccagccctggagctgcagtctcTGATGCTGCTCCAGACTACATGccccagcaggacagcagaTTGACACAGATGAGACGAGGACCTGGCAGAACTGGAAGGGGTAAATCACCCTCTCAATATCAGGACCTTGCTGATAAGCTGAAAATGTCACCAGGCAGAAGCAGAGGCCCAGGGGTAGATCTGCATCACATGAACCCACACATGACACTATCTGAAAGAGTTAGCAGGGGCTCCTTGCATTCTGTCTACCCTCAGAATTCGGAAGGCCCATCTCTGGCTTCAGCATATCACACAAATGCTAGGCCTCATGCTTTTGGTGACCCCAGCCAGAGTCTGAATTCCCAGTATCATTACAAGAGACAGATATACCAGCAACAGCAAGAAGAATACAAAGATTGGGCAAGCAGCGCTGCTCAGGGTGTgattgctgcagctcagcacaggcaggaagGAGCAAGGAAGAGCCCAAGACAACAGCAGTTTCTGGAAAGAGTAAGGAGTCCCTTAAAAAATGACAAGGATGGAATGATGTACCTCCATGGTAGCTCTTACCATGATACTGGAAGCCAGGAAGCTGGGCGCTGTGTTGTGGGGAGTGACAGCACTCAGAGCAAATGCACCGAACTGAAACATGGCAACCAGAAGTTGCAGCATCATGAAGCTGGTTGGGACCTCTCTCGGCAAACTTCTCCTGCCAAAAGCAGCGGCCCTCTTGGAGCAGCCAACCAAAAAAGATTTTGCCCTCAAGAAAGCGATGGACATCGACGAGAGGAATCTACAGATTTGCCCAAGCCTAGTAATGCTATGCTTAGGCTCCCTGGCCAGGAAGACCAGTCTCCTCAAAACCCGTTAATTATGAGGAGGAGGGTCCGTTCTTTCATCTCTCCAATCCCTACCAAAAGACAGCCACATGATATGAAGAACAGTGGCAGTGAAGATAAAGGGCGACTGATGACTTCAGCAAAAGATGGAGCTGATAAAACATATAACTCCTATGCCCATTCATCTCAGAGCCAAGATGCTGGCAAGTCAGTTGCGAAGGGAGATTCCTTCAAGGACCTGCCAAGTCCTGATAATAGGAATTGTCCTGCTGTTTCCCTTACAAGTCCGGCAAAGACCAAAATATTGCCCCCAAGAAAGGGGCGAGGATTAAAACTGGAAGCTATTGTTCAAAAAATTACATCTCCTAATATCAGGAGAAGTGTTTCTACCAACAGTGCTGAAACTGGTCCAGATACTGTCACTCTTGATGACATCCTGTCCCTCAAGAGTGGTCCTGAAGGAGGAAATGTGGCTGGACATGGACCAGAGgctgagaagagaaaaggagagatgTCAGATCAAGTGGGGCCTGCAAACCAGGATACAGCTGGTGAAAAAACTGCAAGATCTTCGGAAGAGTGGCAAAGCAGCGGGgatgataaaaacaaaaaagaggtCCCTGAAACCGCCAGTATTGGTAAAGAGGGAGCAGGATCCAGTGCAGCACCACCACCTTCTCAGAAGTCAGGTGGTCAGGGAAGGTCTGATGGATCTGTAAGTGGAGCTGGAACTCTGACCTTTTCTGACTCAAAAACAATTTCCCCTTCCAGTGTGTTCATTTCTGAACCAAATCCAAAGCCTGAGGAAAAAGATGGAGATGTGACAAACATTTCACCCAAGCCAGATGGTTTCCCTCCAAAGGGATATTTCccctctggaaagaaaaaagggaggcCAATTGGGAGTGTGAACAAGCAGAAGaagcaacagcaacagcagcagcagcagcagcagctgcccgTGCCCCTGCCTCCCCCACCAGCACCATCACAGCCTGCAGaaggggcagctgctggtgaGCCAAAGCCCAAGAGGCAAAGGAGGGAGAGGCGAaaacctccagcacagccacggAAGCGGAAGCCCAGACGGGCTGCTCCTATTGTGGAGCCTCAAGAACCAGAGATCAAGCTTAAATACGCTACCCAGGCTGTAGATAAAACTGACTCCAAGAATAAGTCCTTCTTCCCTTATATTCATGTGGTAAACAAGTGTGAATTAGGTGCTGTGTGCACAATCATAaatgcagaggaagaggagcagaacAAATTGGTGAGGGGTCGGAAAGGACAGAGGTCTTCAACACCCCCTCCTAGCAATGCAGAGAGCAAAGTGCTGCCCACCTCCACCTTCATGCTGCAAGGCCCTGTAGTAACGGAGTCTTCTGTCTTGGGACATCTCGTTTGCTGCCTGTGTGGCAAATGGGCCAGCTATCGTAACATGGGTGACCTTTTTGGTCCTTTCTACCCCCAGGATTATGCAGCTACCTTGCCCAAGAATCCACCTCCAAAGAGGGccacagaaatgcagagcaaGGTCAAAGTACGGCACAAAAGTGCTTCTAATGGTTCAAAGACAGAtactgaggaggaggaggaacagcaACAACAGAAGGAACAAAGAAGCCTGGCTGCTCATCCCCGCTTTAAGAGGCGGCACCGCTCTGAGGACTGTAGCGGAGCCTCTCGGTCACTTTCAAGGGGAGCTTCTTGTAAAAAAGCAACCACTGATGGTGGTAGTGCTGGTGAAAAGACTCCTTTGGACTCGAAACCGTCTATGCCCACTTCAGAAGGTGGCGCTGAGCTGGAGTTACAAATTCCTGAACTACCTCTTGACAGCAATGAATTTTGGGTCCATGAGGGTTGTATTCTCTGGGCCAATGGGATCTACCTGGTCTGTGGCAGGCTCTATGGGTTGCAGGAAGCTGTGGAGATTGCAAGAGAGATG
- the TCF20 gene encoding transcription factor 20 isoform X5 codes for MQSFREQSSYHGNQQSYPQEVHTSSRLEEFSPRQQAQMFQSFGGGAGSGRRGATGASTAMPGESSGHQSYQGFRKEAGEFYYMAANKDPVVSGGQQPPQRRPSGPVQSYGPPQGSSFGSQYGSEGHVGQFQAQHSTLGGVSHYQQDYTGPFSPGSAQYQQQASSQQQQVQQLRQQIYQSHQPLPQASSQSASSTSHLQPMQRPSTLPSSASGYQLRVGQFSQHYQPPSSSSSSSFPSPQRFGQSGQNYDGSYNVNSGSQYEGHAVGSNAQAYGTQSNYSFQTQPMKSFEQSKLPQSGQQGQQQQHPPQHVMQYSNAATKHSLQSQVGQYSQTEVPVRSPMQFHQNFSPISNPSPAASVVQSPSCSSTPSPLMPGGENLQCGQGNMSMGSRNRILQMMPQLSPTPSMMPSPNAHVGGFKGFGLEGLQEKRLTDPGLSSLSALSSQVANLPNTVQHMLLSDALAPQKKSSKRSSSSKKADSCTNSEGSSQAEEQLKSPMAESLDGGCSSSSEDHGERVRQLSGQSTSSDTTYKGGNLERPNSSPAQSSQNEPSKLSSSPAAREDVASPDGKEAVVAVENAPKVNEKAVGVIVSREAMAGRVEKSGGQDKPAQDDVSTAPQAPASTSGAKEAGHAGTQQESQGGGKGSKSGDNTNHNGDGNSQPGHAVVGTNYPARTESSKSPGSLRYSYKDNIAPGIQRNIGGFPQYPSGQEKGDFPGHSERKGRNEKFPSLLQEVLQGYHHHPDRRYSRNAQEHSGMAGSLEGAMRPNVLISQTNELTNRGLLNKSMGSLLEGPHWGPWDRKSGSAAPDMKQINLADYPIARKFDVESQSAAHEAGALSERRSVICDISPLRQLVRDPGPHPVGHMGPEARSGRSERLAPGLSQSVILPGGLVSMETKMKAHSGQIKEEDFEQSKSSASLNNKKTGDHCHPAGIKHESFRGNASPGAAVSDAAPDYMPQQDSRLTQMRRGPGRTGRGKSPSQYQDLADKLKMSPGRSRGPGVDLHHMNPHMTLSERVSRGSLHSVYPQNSEGPSLASAYHTNARPHAFGDPSQSLNSQYHYKRQIYQQQQEEYKDWASSAAQGVIAAAQHRQEGARKSPRQQQFLERVRSPLKNDKDGMMYLHGSSYHDTGSQEAGRCVVGSDSTQSKCTELKHGNQKLQHHEAGWDLSRQTSPAKSSGPLGAANQKRFCPQESDGHRREESTDLPKPSNAMLRLPGQEDQSPQNPLIMRRRVRSFISPIPTKRQPHDMKNSGSEDKGRLMTSAKDGADKTYNSYAHSSQSQDAGKSVAKGDSFKDLPSPDNRNCPAVSLTSPAKTKILPPRKGRGLKLEAIVQKITSPNIRRSVSTNSAETGPDTVTLDDILSLKSGPEGGNVAGHGPEAEKRKGEMSDQVGPANQDTAGEKTARSSEEWQSSGDDKNKKEVPETASIGKEGAGSSAAPPPSQKSGGQGRSDGSVSGAGTLTFSDSKTISPSSVFISEPNPKPEEKDGDVTNISPKPDGFPPKGYFPSGKKKGRPIGSVNKQKKQQQQQQQQQQLPVPLPPPPAPSQPAEGAAAGEPKPKRQRRERRKPPAQPRKRKPRRAAPIVEPQEPEIKLKYATQAVDKTDSKNKSFFPYIHVVNKCELGAVCTIINAEEEEQNKLVRGRKGQRSSTPPPSNAESKVLPTSTFMLQGPVVTESSVLGHLVCCLCGKWASYRNMGDLFGPFYPQDYAATLPKNPPPKRATEMQSKVKVRHKSASNGSKTDTEEEEEQQQQKEQRSLAAHPRFKRRHRSEDCSGASRSLSRGASCKKATTDGGSAGEKTPLDSKPSMPTSEGGAELELQIPELPLDSNEFWVHEGCILWANGIYLVCGRLYGLQEAVEIAREMKCSYCQEPGATLGCYNKGCSFRYHYPCAIDAVFLLL; via the coding sequence ATGCAGTCCTTTCGGGAGCAAAGTAGTTATCACGGAAACCAGCAGAGCTACCCGCAGGAAGTGCACACCTCATCCCGACTGGAAGAGTTCAGCCCCCGCCAGCAGGCCCAGATGTTCCAGAGCTTTggaggaggtgctggcagtggaCGTCGTGGAGCAACAGGAGCCTCTACAGCAATGCCTGGTGAGAGCTCTGGCCATCAGAGCTACCAAGGTTTCAGAAAAGAAGCAGGAGAGTTTTACTATATGGCTGCCAACAAAGATCCAGTGGTGTCAGGAGGGCAGCAGCCACCTCAGCGCAGGCCTTCTGGACCAGTACAGAGCTATGGGCCCCCTCAAGGGAGTAGCTTTGGGAGTCAGTATGGGAGTGAGGGACATGTGGGCCAGTTCCAAGCACAGCACTCGACCCTTGGGGGTGTATCCCACTATCAACAGGATTATACTGGTCCTTTTTCTCCAGGGAGTGCCCAGTATCAGCAGCAGGCTTCtagccagcagcagcaggtgcagcAGCTGAGACAGCAGATCTATCAATCTCATCAGCCTTTACCCCAGGCTTCCAGCCAGTCTGCTTCTAGCACCTCACACTTGCAGCCAATGCAGCGTCCATCCaccctgccttcctctgcttcaGGCTACCAGTTGCGAGTGGGTCAGTTCAGCCAACACTATCAGCCACCTTcgtcatcctcctcctcctctttcccttctccacagCGTTTTGGCCAGTCAGGACAGAACTATGATGGAAGCTACAATGTGAATTCTGGGTCGCAGTATGAAGGTCACGCTGTGGGTTCCAACGCACAGGCCTATGGGACCCAGTCAAACTACAGCTTTCAGACTCAACCAATGAAAAGCTTTGAGCAGTCTAAGCTGCCCCAAagtgggcagcaggggcagcagcaacagcaccCACCTCAGCATGTAATGCAGTATTCAAATGCTGCCACCAAACACTCTCTTCAAAGTCAAGTGGGACAGTACAGCCAGACTGAAGTTCCTGTAAGGTCACCGATGCAGTTCCACCAAAACTTCAGTCCAATCTCTAATCCATCTCCTGCTGCGTCTGTGGTTCAGTCTCCAAGCTGCAGCTCCACCCCTTCTCCACTCATGCCAGGTGGAGAAAATCTCCAGTGTGGGCAGGGCAACATGTCCATGGGCTCTAGAAACCGAATCCTGCAGATGATGCCTCAGCTTAGTCCTACACCATCAATGATGCCAAGCCCCAATGCTCATGTGGGTGGATTCAAGGGGTTTGGACTGGAaggactgcaggaaaaaaggCTCACAGATCCAGGACTGAGCAGCCTGAGTGCTCTAAGTTCTCAAGTTGCCAATCTGCCCAACACAGTCCAGCACATGTTGCTCTCGGATGCCTTGGcacctcagaaaaaaagttcCAAAAGATCATCCTCTTCCAAGAAGGCTGACAGCTGCACCAACTCAGAAGGCTCCTcccaggcagaggagcagcttaAGTCTCCCATGGCAGAGTCCCTGGATGGTGGCTGTTCCAGTAGTTCAGAGGATCATGGGGAAAGGGTGAGACAGCTGAGTGGCCAAAGCACCAGCTCAGACACCACTTACAAAGGGGGTAATTTAGAGAGACCCAACTCCTCACCAGCACAAAGCTCTCAGAATGAGCCATCAAAACTCAGCAGCAGTCCTGCAGCTAGGGAAGATGTGGCCTCACCTGATGGGAAGGAAGCTGTGGTGGCTGTGGAAAATGCCCCAAAAGTGAATGAAAAGGCAGTTGGGGTGATTGTCTCCCGGGAGGCCATGGCGGGAAGAGTAGAAAAGTCAGGTGGACAAGATAAACCTGCACAAGATGATGTTTCCACAGCCCCTCAGGCACCAGCTAGCACTAGTGGAGCAAAAGAAGCTGGGcatgcagggacacagcaggaaaGTCAAGGGGGAGGTAAGGGGAGCAAAAGTGGTGATAACACTAACCATAATGGGGACGGGAACAGCCAGCCTGGTCACGCAGTTGTTGGGACAAATTATCCTGCTAGAACAGAATCTTCCAAGTCTCCTGGCAGTTTAAGATACAGCTACAAGGATAATATAGCACCTGGTATACAGAGAAATATTGGTGGTTTTCCACAGTATCCATCTGGTCAAGAAAAGGGGGATTTTCCAGGGCATAGTGAGCGCAAAGGCCGTAATGAGAAGTTTCCTAGCCTCCTACAAGAGGTTTTACAGGGGTACCACCACCATCCAGACAGAAGGTATTCCAGGAATGCGCAGGAGCATTCTGGGATGGCTGGGAGTTTGGAGGGAGCCATGAGGCCCAATGTTTTAATTAGTCAAACCAATGAATTGACCAATAGAGGCCTCTTAAACAAAAGCATGGGGTCCCTCCTGGAAGGCCCTCACTGGGGTCCCTGGGATAGGAAGTCTGGTAGTGCAGCTCCGGACATGAAGCAGATAAATTTAGCTGATTACCCTATTGCTAGAAAGTTTGATGTGGAGTCTCAGTCTGCTGCCCATGAGGCAGGAGCACTCTCAGAGAGGAGATCAGTGATCTGTGACATATCTCCATTAAGGCAACTTGTAAGAGATCCTGGCCCTCACCCCGTGGGACACATGGGTCCTGAGGCCAGAAGCGGAAGGAGTGAACGTCTTGCCCCTGGCTTGAGCCAATCAGTAATACTCCCTGGTGGTTTAGTATCCATGGAAACAAAGATGAAAGCTCACAGTGGGCAAATAAAAGAAGAAGATTTTGAACAGTCAAAGAGCTCAGCTAGTctcaataataaaaaaacaggAGACCATTGTCATCCTGCTGGCATCAAGCATGAATCTTTTCGAGGCAatgccagccctggagctgcagtctcTGATGCTGCTCCAGACTACATGccccagcaggacagcagaTTGACACAGATGAGACGAGGACCTGGCAGAACTGGAAGGGGTAAATCACCCTCTCAATATCAGGACCTTGCTGATAAGCTGAAAATGTCACCAGGCAGAAGCAGAGGCCCAGGGGTAGATCTGCATCACATGAACCCACACATGACACTATCTGAAAGAGTTAGCAGGGGCTCCTTGCATTCTGTCTACCCTCAGAATTCGGAAGGCCCATCTCTGGCTTCAGCATATCACACAAATGCTAGGCCTCATGCTTTTGGTGACCCCAGCCAGAGTCTGAATTCCCAGTATCATTACAAGAGACAGATATACCAGCAACAGCAAGAAGAATACAAAGATTGGGCAAGCAGCGCTGCTCAGGGTGTgattgctgcagctcagcacaggcaggaagGAGCAAGGAAGAGCCCAAGACAACAGCAGTTTCTGGAAAGAGTAAGGAGTCCCTTAAAAAATGACAAGGATGGAATGATGTACCTCCATGGTAGCTCTTACCATGATACTGGAAGCCAGGAAGCTGGGCGCTGTGTTGTGGGGAGTGACAGCACTCAGAGCAAATGCACCGAACTGAAACATGGCAACCAGAAGTTGCAGCATCATGAAGCTGGTTGGGACCTCTCTCGGCAAACTTCTCCTGCCAAAAGCAGCGGCCCTCTTGGAGCAGCCAACCAAAAAAGATTTTGCCCTCAAGAAAGCGATGGACATCGACGAGAGGAATCTACAGATTTGCCCAAGCCTAGTAATGCTATGCTTAGGCTCCCTGGCCAGGAAGACCAGTCTCCTCAAAACCCGTTAATTATGAGGAGGAGGGTCCGTTCTTTCATCTCTCCAATCCCTACCAAAAGACAGCCACATGATATGAAGAACAGTGGCAGTGAAGATAAAGGGCGACTGATGACTTCAGCAAAAGATGGAGCTGATAAAACATATAACTCCTATGCCCATTCATCTCAGAGCCAAGATGCTGGCAAGTCAGTTGCGAAGGGAGATTCCTTCAAGGACCTGCCAAGTCCTGATAATAGGAATTGTCCTGCTGTTTCCCTTACAAGTCCGGCAAAGACCAAAATATTGCCCCCAAGAAAGGGGCGAGGATTAAAACTGGAAGCTATTGTTCAAAAAATTACATCTCCTAATATCAGGAGAAGTGTTTCTACCAACAGTGCTGAAACTGGTCCAGATACTGTCACTCTTGATGACATCCTGTCCCTCAAGAGTGGTCCTGAAGGAGGAAATGTGGCTGGACATGGACCAGAGgctgagaagagaaaaggagagatgTCAGATCAAGTGGGGCCTGCAAACCAGGATACAGCTGGTGAAAAAACTGCAAGATCTTCGGAAGAGTGGCAAAGCAGCGGGgatgataaaaacaaaaaagaggtCCCTGAAACCGCCAGTATTGGTAAAGAGGGAGCAGGATCCAGTGCAGCACCACCACCTTCTCAGAAGTCAGGTGGTCAGGGAAGGTCTGATGGATCTGTAAGTGGAGCTGGAACTCTGACCTTTTCTGACTCAAAAACAATTTCCCCTTCCAGTGTGTTCATTTCTGAACCAAATCCAAAGCCTGAGGAAAAAGATGGAGATGTGACAAACATTTCACCCAAGCCAGATGGTTTCCCTCCAAAGGGATATTTCccctctggaaagaaaaaagggaggcCAATTGGGAGTGTGAACAAGCAGAAGaagcaacagcaacagcagcagcagcagcagcagctgcccgTGCCCCTGCCTCCCCCACCAGCACCATCACAGCCTGCAGaaggggcagctgctggtgaGCCAAAGCCCAAGAGGCAAAGGAGGGAGAGGCGAaaacctccagcacagccacggAAGCGGAAGCCCAGACGGGCTGCTCCTATTGTGGAGCCTCAAGAACCAGAGATCAAGCTTAAATACGCTACCCAGGCTGTAGATAAAACTGACTCCAAGAATAAGTCCTTCTTCCCTTATATTCATGTGGTAAACAAGTGTGAATTAGGTGCTGTGTGCACAATCATAaatgcagaggaagaggagcagaacAAATTGGTGAGGGGTCGGAAAGGACAGAGGTCTTCAACACCCCCTCCTAGCAATGCAGAGAGCAAAGTGCTGCCCACCTCCACCTTCATGCTGCAAGGCCCTGTAGTAACGGAGTCTTCTGTCTTGGGACATCTCGTTTGCTGCCTGTGTGGCAAATGGGCCAGCTATCGTAACATGGGTGACCTTTTTGGTCCTTTCTACCCCCAGGATTATGCAGCTACCTTGCCCAAGAATCCACCTCCAAAGAGGGccacagaaatgcagagcaaGGTCAAAGTACGGCACAAAAGTGCTTCTAATGGTTCAAAGACAGAtactgaggaggaggaggaacagcaACAACAGAAGGAACAAAGAAGCCTGGCTGCTCATCCCCGCTTTAAGAGGCGGCACCGCTCTGAGGACTGTAGCGGAGCCTCTCGGTCACTTTCAAGGGGAGCTTCTTGTAAAAAAGCAACCACTGATGGTGGTAGTGCTGGTGAAAAGACTCCTTTGGACTCGAAACCGTCTATGCCCACTTCAGAAGGTGGCGCTGAGCTGGAGTTACAAATTCCTGAACTACCTCTTGACAGCAATGAATTTTGGGTCCATGAGGGTTGTATTCTCTGGGCCAATGGGATCTACCTGGTCTGTGGCAGGCTCTATGGGTTGCAGGAAGCTGTGGAGATTGCAAGAGAGATG